The Eubacteriaceae bacterium Marseille-Q4139 genome has a window encoding:
- a CDS encoding transcriptional repressor translates to MKALKYSRQRESIKNCLMNRTDHPTADTLYLTVREEFPNISLGTVYRNLNLLAELGEITRFSCGDGSEHFDFRTEPHYHFVCKSCGAIQDLPVEMVRDTSEFLTQKIRGRVDSHMIFFYGECEACLHKKS, encoded by the coding sequence ATGAAAGCCTTAAAATACAGCCGGCAGCGGGAATCCATCAAGAACTGCCTGATGAACCGCACCGACCATCCCACCGCAGATACCCTGTATCTGACGGTGCGGGAAGAGTTTCCCAACATCAGCCTTGGCACCGTCTACCGGAATCTGAACCTGTTGGCGGAGCTCGGGGAAATCACCCGTTTTTCCTGCGGGGACGGTTCCGAGCATTTTGATTTCCGGACGGAGCCCCATTACCATTTTGTGTGCAAGTCCTGCGGCGCCATCCAGGATCTTCCCGTGGAAATGGTGCGGGATACCTCTGAATTTCTCACACAGAAAATCCGAGGGCGCGTGGACTCCCACATGATCTTTTTCTACGGAGAATGTGAGGCCTGTCTCCACAAAAAAAGTTAA
- a CDS encoding cytidyltransferase-related domain protein, producing MNSRYIRHLTSELFSRLSDRAFLKRSGLSRRSVQSLFEREKWEQVLSELCPAKERYSCAQILEVCRPELSKLAPEPEKGWMSFTYQYVTHIVYPDLEFSRSAAPFAAAAMVYLQILQFFFDEERKTVPFHPFDDFEFLTEEEYKHFDSAEEYTHFLREFRNQYIYEMMRLNREATPFETLGHIAGVHHVAMTVAKGLYEAGVPIDLALASAAAAGHDLGKFGCKPNERVPYLHYYYTNEWFSAHRMDVIGHIAANHSTWDLELENISVESLVLIYADFRVKQMRGEDGREITKIYTLKDSFDVILSKLDNVDEAKKNRYRVVYARLNEFEKYMRSLGADTELSGHGPESEKLPDIALQTGEQVVRSFVFLGIEHNIDVMHRLGTERQFGNILEAARSEKDWKNVRAYLNIFNEYSIHLNHSQKRQTLSFLYELLLNREGDIRRQAAALIGKMFADFNAGYRKERPVNMPDTDERAALSLWEEYLKEIICPDYRLTNQQKKRIQSSVKFVVISALERSTGAERESYFASFAGWMETDREFEMEDDSVFVLLDAIFSLPADLYRKAPHLDKLMEFALKWMESPELKIKIAALRAIRVLTAEITPENETYERVCHAVQTMDTESIPLLFQQYRILTNLRMDTSSQRELLYGSDIVSDIFLENLKASTPWIIKAVNIKLLVDLVDHGQMEHILHICAHFSNLIKVSEHVGVRHDAGRALLRLAHLLSTDQRNEIAVELLKGLEVGEYEISKYIPEYLGGLALWLPPEQLDDLIERLHVLLANANERIVSVALDTLGVLLECYAPYASRFGEPEKKVQEREYALLGLILSCLANHREQVHQEALLVLGQSVFGSERMAERDKNELFSLCFKKLLFLIHENKGGELSLYYRAAALSHICRFISRYQLFGGSMGLKIRDKVAFFPGSFDPFTLSHKEIAREIRDMGFIVYLAVDEFSWSKKTQPHMVRRQIVNMSVADEFYINLFPDDIPVNIANPSDLKRLRELFKGKDLYLVAGSDVLHNASSYKAEPCENSIHSMNHIVFRRAGETHPEDLYKNITGKVIELELPEHLEDISSTKIRENIDNNRDISNLIDPVVQEYIYNKGIYLREPEFKPILRARAIAFETAEFAGDALLDELEVTVLKGHPEAESILARLKREGDGMMILRNTMAGDRPAGFLSFRTVRADGLFPVLGDVELADAVRRRAGREALLITGLFAHEDDRRQGEPIHDAAQLLLAEVLAQALEANENFAIFVSDKGFCSREAVYALERQGFVRPRSLSENDRREVLMVDMHEPLLLLQNIETTIKEPLASSPAVLKAIDEGHKKLQLAMTKLYPGNLVLSLSSSVMHHRLVDRITSLNGVEREPVTPRRLGENMCVPFGKILRGKVVPNTVTKTLHTDKVYEPDLQSYTIEAFPNYSPLESQIDMIKSFGRPVILVDDLVHKADRLQALAPFLKKAEIPVRRVVVGVISGYGKDLMRQVGMPVESIYTVPNLRQWFVESTLYPFIGGDTVRRDEIEVEGLQPSVNMILPYATPRLEGCSREALFEFSACCIANARDILMVLEAEYRRRFSKNLTLSRLAEAVILPLCPDKGSCMDYEASLAASVYLENELEMLNRLKEFMAGQP from the coding sequence ATGAACAGTCGATATATCCGCCATCTGACATCGGAGCTGTTTTCCAGACTGAGTGACCGTGCATTTTTAAAACGGTCAGGCCTCAGCAGGCGATCAGTCCAGTCCCTGTTCGAGAGGGAAAAGTGGGAGCAGGTGCTCTCGGAGCTGTGCCCGGCGAAAGAACGCTACTCCTGTGCCCAGATCTTAGAGGTCTGCCGTCCGGAGCTTTCAAAGCTTGCGCCGGAGCCGGAAAAAGGATGGATGTCCTTCACGTATCAGTATGTGACCCATATCGTATATCCCGATCTGGAATTTTCGCGGTCGGCGGCCCCCTTTGCTGCCGCAGCCATGGTTTATCTGCAAATCCTCCAGTTTTTCTTTGACGAGGAGCGAAAGACAGTCCCGTTCCACCCCTTTGACGACTTTGAATTTTTAACAGAAGAAGAGTATAAGCATTTTGACAGCGCAGAGGAATATACCCATTTCCTGCGGGAATTCAGAAACCAGTACATCTACGAGATGATGCGGTTAAACCGCGAAGCCACGCCCTTTGAGACGCTGGGGCACATCGCCGGCGTTCACCATGTGGCAATGACCGTGGCAAAAGGGCTTTATGAAGCAGGTGTGCCCATCGACCTGGCGCTGGCATCCGCGGCGGCAGCCGGTCATGATCTGGGAAAATTCGGCTGCAAGCCCAACGAGCGCGTGCCGTATCTTCATTATTACTATACGAACGAGTGGTTCTCCGCTCACCGCATGGACGTGATCGGCCACATCGCAGCCAACCATTCCACCTGGGATCTGGAGCTTGAAAACATCTCCGTAGAGTCCCTGGTGTTAATCTACGCCGATTTCCGCGTAAAACAGATGCGCGGGGAAGACGGCCGGGAAATCACGAAAATCTACACCTTAAAGGATTCCTTTGATGTCATTCTCTCCAAGCTGGACAACGTGGACGAGGCGAAGAAAAACCGCTACCGCGTCGTCTATGCAAGGTTAAATGAATTTGAAAAATACATGCGCTCCCTGGGCGCCGATACGGAGCTCTCCGGACATGGGCCGGAGTCGGAAAAGCTTCCGGACATTGCGCTCCAGACCGGCGAGCAGGTGGTGCGCTCCTTCGTTTTCCTGGGCATCGAGCATAACATCGACGTCATGCACCGCCTGGGGACGGAGCGGCAGTTCGGAAACATCCTGGAGGCTGCCAGAAGCGAAAAGGACTGGAAGAATGTCCGGGCCTACTTAAACATTTTCAACGAATATTCCATCCACTTAAACCACAGCCAGAAGCGGCAGACCTTAAGCTTTCTCTATGAGCTTTTATTAAACCGGGAGGGCGACATCCGCAGGCAGGCGGCGGCCCTGATCGGAAAAATGTTTGCGGACTTCAACGCCGGCTACCGGAAGGAGCGGCCGGTCAACATGCCGGATACGGACGAGCGGGCGGCGTTATCCCTTTGGGAGGAGTATTTAAAGGAGATCATCTGCCCCGACTACCGGCTGACGAACCAGCAGAAGAAGCGGATTCAGAGCTCCGTAAAGTTCGTCGTGATTTCCGCCTTGGAGCGCAGCACCGGCGCAGAACGGGAGTCCTACTTCGCCTCCTTTGCCGGCTGGATGGAGACAGACAGGGAATTTGAGATGGAAGACGATTCCGTTTTCGTCCTTTTAGACGCCATTTTCTCCCTGCCGGCAGACCTTTACAGAAAGGCGCCCCATTTGGATAAGCTGATGGAATTTGCCCTCAAATGGATGGAGTCGCCGGAGCTGAAAATCAAGATTGCGGCGCTGCGTGCCATCCGCGTGCTGACGGCGGAAATTACGCCGGAAAATGAGACTTACGAGCGGGTATGCCATGCAGTGCAGACCATGGACACGGAGTCCATCCCGCTTCTGTTCCAGCAGTACCGGATTCTCACGAACCTTCGCATGGACACGTCGAGCCAGCGGGAGCTCCTTTACGGCAGCGACATCGTCAGCGATATCTTCCTGGAAAACCTGAAGGCGTCGACGCCGTGGATTATAAAGGCTGTAAACATCAAGCTTCTCGTGGATCTGGTGGATCACGGGCAGATGGAGCACATTCTCCATATCTGCGCGCATTTTTCCAACCTCATCAAGGTCAGCGAGCATGTGGGCGTCCGCCACGACGCCGGCCGCGCGCTTCTTCGCCTGGCACACCTTTTGAGCACCGACCAGAGAAACGAGATTGCGGTGGAGCTTTTAAAAGGCCTCGAGGTGGGCGAGTACGAGATTTCCAAATATATCCCGGAATACTTGGGCGGCCTGGCCCTCTGGCTCCCGCCGGAACAGCTTGACGATTTGATCGAGCGCCTCCATGTGCTGCTTGCAAACGCCAATGAACGGATTGTTTCGGTGGCCCTCGATACCTTAGGTGTCCTTCTGGAATGCTATGCACCGTATGCGTCGAGATTCGGCGAGCCGGAAAAGAAGGTGCAGGAGCGGGAATACGCCCTTTTGGGACTGATTTTAAGCTGCCTTGCCAACCACAGGGAGCAGGTTCACCAGGAGGCGCTTCTCGTCCTGGGCCAGTCGGTCTTCGGCTCCGAGCGGATGGCAGAGCGGGACAAAAACGAGCTGTTCTCCCTCTGCTTTAAGAAGCTTCTGTTCCTGATCCATGAAAACAAGGGCGGAGAGCTGAGCCTCTACTACCGCGCGGCGGCCCTGTCCCATATCTGCCGGTTTATTTCCAGATACCAGCTTTTCGGCGGCAGTATGGGCCTTAAAATCCGCGACAAGGTGGCCTTCTTCCCTGGCTCCTTCGACCCGTTCACCTTGTCCCACAAGGAGATTGCAAGGGAAATCCGCGACATGGGCTTTATCGTCTACCTGGCCGTGGACGAGTTCTCCTGGTCGAAAAAGACGCAGCCCCACATGGTGCGGCGCCAGATTGTGAACATGTCCGTGGCGGATGAATTTTACATCAACCTGTTCCCGGACGATATTCCGGTGAACATTGCGAACCCGTCGGATCTGAAGCGGTTAAGAGAGCTGTTTAAAGGGAAAGATCTGTACCTGGTGGCCGGTTCCGATGTGCTCCATAACGCCAGCTCCTACAAGGCAGAGCCGTGCGAGAACTCCATCCACAGCATGAACCACATTGTCTTCCGGCGTGCCGGAGAGACCCATCCGGAAGACCTCTATAAAAACATTACAGGAAAAGTCATCGAGCTGGAGCTTCCGGAGCACCTGGAGGACATCAGCTCCACGAAGATCCGCGAAAATATCGACAACAACCGGGATATTTCCAACCTGATCGACCCGGTTGTCCAGGAGTACATTTACAACAAGGGCATTTATCTCCGGGAGCCGGAATTTAAGCCAATCCTGCGGGCCAGAGCCATCGCCTTTGAGACGGCGGAGTTTGCCGGGGACGCGCTCCTCGACGAGCTGGAGGTCACGGTCTTAAAGGGACACCCGGAAGCCGAGTCCATCTTAGCGCGCCTGAAAAGAGAAGGCGACGGCATGATGATCTTACGGAACACCATGGCAGGAGACCGACCAGCAGGCTTTTTAAGCTTCCGCACCGTGCGGGCAGACGGCCTGTTCCCGGTTCTTGGCGATGTGGAGCTGGCAGACGCTGTTCGCCGCCGGGCCGGCAGGGAGGCGCTCTTAATCACAGGGCTCTTTGCCCATGAGGACGACAGGAGACAGGGCGAGCCCATCCACGATGCCGCGCAGCTTCTTCTGGCGGAGGTACTGGCTCAGGCTCTGGAGGCAAACGAAAACTTTGCCATCTTCGTGTCCGATAAGGGCTTCTGTTCCAGGGAGGCCGTCTACGCGCTGGAACGCCAGGGCTTTGTGAGACCGCGCTCCCTCAGTGAAAACGACCGGCGCGAGGTTCTCATGGTAGACATGCACGAGCCCCTTCTCCTTCTCCAGAACATCGAGACGACTATCAAGGAGCCGCTCGCCAGCAGCCCGGCTGTTTTAAAGGCCATTGATGAAGGCCATAAAAAGCTTCAGCTTGCCATGACAAAGCTGTATCCCGGAAACCTCGTCCTCTCCCTTTCCTCCAGCGTGATGCACCACAGGCTTGTGGACAGGATCACTTCCTTAAACGGCGTGGAGCGGGAGCCGGTGACGCCGAGGCGCCTGGGCGAAAACATGTGCGTGCCCTTTGGTAAAATTTTAAGGGGCAAGGTAGTACCAAATACGGTAACAAAGACGCTCCATACAGATAAGGTTTACGAGCCGGATCTTCAGAGCTATACTATCGAGGCGTTCCCCAATTATTCGCCGCTTGAGAGCCAGATCGACATGATTAAGTCCTTCGGCCGGCCGGTGATTTTGGTGGACGATTTGGTTCACAAGGCAGACCGTCTTCAGGCTCTTGCGCCATTCCTTAAAAAAGCCGAAATCCCGGTGCGCCGGGTCGTAGTCGGCGTGATTTCCGGATACGGAAAAGATCTGATGCGGCAGGTGGGCATGCCGGTGGAGAGCATCTACACGGTGCCGAACCTGCGCCAGTGGTTCGTGGAATCGACGCTTTACCCGTTTATCGGCGGCGATACGGTGCGCCGGGACGAGATTGAAGTCGAGGGGCTCCAGCCGTCCGTCAACATGATCCTTCCGTATGCGACGCCGCGGCTTGAGGGGTGCAGCAGAGAGGCGTTATTTGAATTTTCCGCCTGCTGCATTGCCAACGCCAGGGATATCCTGATGGTGCTTGAGGCAGAATACAGAAGGCGGTTCTCGAAAAACCTGACGCTTTCCAGGCTTGCGGAGGCGGTAATCCTGCCGCTCTGCCCGGATAAGGGAAGCTGCATGGATTACGAGGCCAGCCTGGCGGCTTCCGTCTATCTGGAAAATGAGCTGGAGATGTTGAACCGTCTGAAAGAATTCATGGCAGGCCAGCCATAA